The Nicotiana tomentosiformis chromosome 2, ASM39032v3, whole genome shotgun sequence genome includes the window TGAAACCtaattaaaagagaaaaataagattaactcaaaagaagaagaaggagaagcagCAATCTTTTTTTTCCTCCTGTTTAATTATGACTTAGAAAACTGCTATGTACTATACAGGATTTTGGTTATCTAGAGACTGGTCAGTAGTGGACCCATAGAAATCGACGAGCTTCTGTAAAACGAAGACCTGAGTTCTGAGAAGAACAATATAGTCAGCAGTTTCTTGAAACAGTTGGTCAACTTTGATTTCCCCATTGTTGGCTGGGATTAGTTGCTTTAGAGCCTCCAATTTTTCAGAAATAGAAGTACATGGGCCAATTCTACCGCTGTCGTCGACAAGTCTTGAGCTATTTTGAGATTTGCATGGTTTAGATCTTCTTGTCCTTATTGATAAGCTACCGGAGTTTAGTTTTGAGCAAGAACCCATTGGATTGTGTATTCTAATTGCTTTCTTTTGGAGGAAGAACGGAGGGAGCTGACGTTAAATCTGTTCCGTGCTACTATAACGGGAGAGAGAGGCAGCGCGTTTTGGGGTTTAAGTAATGGAAAAGCTTTCATTATTGCCACTTTGTAGTCAATAAATTACAGAACTACCATTTGCACTTTTTTGGGATTAAATTGCTGTCCTAAATATCAATGTTTTTAAAGGTGGGCGTAAGCCGTGAGACATGAGGCGTAAGTCTCACGGATCTTTAAATTTTATTAGTTATAATTATTTTAAGatagtataaaataaaaaataattataaaaattatattaaaattataaaattataacaaataatctatttaaaatatttatgaattataatttaattatgaataaTACGAATAGTATGACATATATTATAATCGGGAACGTCCTTACAACTCAAATATCAAAAGTAATGTATTCGATACGAAATCTTATACATATCGCTTAAGGAGTAATGAATCTTGAATGAATTTCGATattataatttgatatttttttttaaatactccttttatttaatatgctttctatttgaaagagaatttatataaaaacataattcACAATTTAAATATGATTctctagcatcatttatttttaagtttcaaCAAGTTAATAAAGTGACACATAATTCACCATATAATACCATGATaactaattatttataaatagttACTAGCTAATACTGAGCTATTAAATTAATAAGTATTGTATCTCGTAAAcgtgaaaaaaataatatttaggaaaataattataaaacaaTTATAGACTATTATATAATAAAGACATAACAAAagttaataaataaatattttttaaatgaaaatttaaaatttactaTCATAGCAGTCTTAATGGATAGCgtgcaataatttttattttaattatgacATAAAATATTCTCAACTTAATGATTTACGATTAAAAAAAGTAATTGAATAGTCAACGATTTATTAAGAAAAATTGAGAATTTACAAGGTTAGTTACATACAATTGCATAAAATTCTATTAGGCGAGCCCAGTACACTGGGCGTTAGGACGTAAGTCTCACGGAACTAAACCTCACACATAAGCCTAGGGGCGTTTTTACGAGAGCCCCGCCCGAATCCCAATTGTGCCTTTTAAAACATAGATAAATATTACTACTACTTACTACTTTCACTTCTATTTCATAAAGTTCAGGGCGTATCTGGgggttcttttctttcttttttaatcaCCAATAAGAATTTATATAagtaaattaaatatctatgagtataTATTTAAACTAATAGCAGTAGATGATAAAGCATATAATCCATAGGTTCAACCGATCTGATATAGTATATAGCTATTAGGTTCAACTGATCTCAACTACgggagtatatatataaatataagaaaattattattttaaaagtaataattttaaatttataattttaaaagtgtAATGAGCACACAATAAAAATCACTAAAGGTTGAACCCGTTAAATTTTAGAAATGAATGTGTTGTGTATTTGTTGTTTTGAATAGGTTAGAGTTTAACCAAAAAAGATGAAGTTGTAACACACCCAAAGTAACATTTAGATCTACTAACTTTTAAACTAACCATGATATTTCTACGGTTATAAGAAAACTTCATAAAAGTAAAACGAAATGTTTAAAGTTAAAAAAATTCAAACTTAAAATAGATATATACTCCATTATTTTTGGTATAGACAAAAGAGAAAAAGCACCCTCTGAAATGGAACAGAACAAGGAAGCAATACAAAACAAACATTAAAGTCTACAAAATGTTCGTTGTTATTCCTTACAATGCTTATATTAGCTaattgtcacggcccaaatccttacattgggtagtGGCACCTGCTCGTCCGTGCGGCGCCTACAATttccctcgctgcaggccagcctgtTTCCTTTCCCAGGATTTCAAGCACGATCATGTGCCTGTTGGTGGGACTCGCCAgtaggctcgccccaacttgtgccgcccgtaagacgTCTAGGCCCtcggccctagacatgtcgtggcgcttcatcttaggatcactATCCATGTGCGACCTGGGAGGATTGGACtaggacatgccttgtccttagcccaagactaAGCATCActcccgcgtgcacagcccaatcctcaagcttgacactcgcctagtgcatccgcgactagctcgtgcctcgcccgagtaaggcaacctttagcccttggccaatGTCATGCGTTTCTTTCTTGCCATGCCCATATATAGCCCTCGCGACATGTTCCCaaagtagtgcagtgtcgcccacagCTGCACCTTTAGGCTAACGGACcattgcttgcatggttgaacccaggccatgctcacaagtcgacacatgatgcccctatgacaggtgcgtcaagtatccaatcggcacggaggtctccTTCCAACATTCAACAACCCGCAGGGCTAGCcgtcccacacatcgagcctccagcgcctacttgatgcccaacgctagcccgaaggtGTTGCACCGCCCATAGAGTTTTCCTAACTCGTATGGGTACATTTGACACTtctttgagtcatctaggcaggcccttgaggttgcccccaaggtagctcgttcgatacggctcggtggcagcacgtatgggggaggcaggtcagagctttcatcacctataccccccttatatatgcttaaaattaaaaagtccaagttgcccgagtagacagatctacgtcagacaatcagaagagccttttcacaccagttcttggccgaaatcacaactccaaaatgcgagttgtgacatcctcccacactcataatgtcatcatccccgatgacacatcatggcttaagacatcccggagtctgccccctcaggtatgccCATTTCAGCTCTctttgtcctgtgggttggacttcctcgaagtcctttctcaaaaggagtcgtgccccatgTACTTCccccccaagtatcttccaagcgtaCCTCTTTACTTCACCTCCTTTCAGTGTTtacttggaaagtgcctccgtACTTGCACCCTCTAGTGTCTCactttgtgattgacccacactagtcaatcacaccatgaccctcacggcctTCATGTCCATCTGAAGCTTTCCTTTCACAGgttagcacatcaatgtgctctTTGGCGCGGCTCTAGTAGCTTAATCGCTCATATAGCCTTCAAACGCCTCTGGCATAGCTCCCGTAGCATTCCGCTCTCGAGCTTTTTCTTGCCTTCACTACCTTGAAGATATGTTGGCTTCTGGACTCACAACTTGGCCCATATGCCTCTTAcataggcgggatcctcccacactcaatgtggaggatacatcttagctatgtcgtcccacttggcattcggccagctcttgggacgacctttggtgagtactacattcccaaagttatagcatcgccgcattcccgaacaaagctcttcgttttccaactgtcacttcctcagcaagtagccaatgctcccggtagtacttcaatactcaccctatagacaggtactctcttggtcctgctagcacggcttcccggttcGGTTGTGCCTCGCACTTGGACTCTCAACGGTCCTCCGATGATTCGACGTACTTCTTTCCAGAATGACACCTTCTAACTTGGAAATTCGCCCAATTCCGAAGCTTCGCTATATCCTCGAATCTGtttcctcaccttggcaatgccctcaggcaacCCAAAGGTCTTCTCCCGTAGTAAAGACACTCAACTTGATGCATtgcacgcatccttggcaagatctccgctatgatcatgcccaaagtttatagtccatggctcccactcttcgcaatatggttgcacgacctggca containing:
- the LOC104095252 gene encoding transcription factor UPBEAT1-like, coding for MGSCSKLNSGSLSIRTRRSKPCKSQNSSRLVDDSGRIGPCTSISEKLEALKQLIPANNGEIKVDQLFQETADYIVLLRTQVFVLQKLVDFYGSTTDQSLDNQNPV